A region from the Sorex araneus isolate mSorAra2 chromosome 6, mSorAra2.pri, whole genome shotgun sequence genome encodes:
- the CD74 gene encoding HLA class II histocompatibility antigen gamma chain produces the protein MEEQRDLINSHEQLPILGQRPRAQQSNCSRGALATGFSVLVALLLAGQATMAYFLYQQQERLDKLSVLSQNLKMEQLRLTLPKSAKPVGKYRMAAPMMMQTIPLAREFQKPLQNATKYGNATQDHVMHMLQKSDPLKEYPQMKGSFLENLKHLKDTMDSLEWKAFEGWLHQWLLFEMSKNSLDVGPTEVAPTQALTKCQEEVSRVPAVHPGSFRPKCDENGNYLPLQCYGSIGYCWCVFPNGTEVPNTRRRGHPNCSEPQDVEDPWSGEGVTTNMEKLRLAL, from the exons ATGGAGGAGCAGCGCGACCTCATCAACAGCCACGAGCAGCTCCCCATTCTTGGCCAGCGCCCCCGGGCCCAGCAGAG CAACTGCAGCCGTGGAGCCCTGGCCACCGGCTTCTCTGTCCTGGTGGCCCTGCTCCTGGCGGGCCAGGCCACCATGGCCTACTTCCTGTACCAGCAGCAGGAACGCCTGGACAAGCTGTCGGTGCTCTCCCAGAACCTGAAGATGGAGCAGCTGCGCCTGACCCTTCCGAAGT ctgCCAAGCCTGTGGGCAAGTACCGGATGGCCGCTCCCATGATGATGCAGACAATACCCCTGGCCAGGGAGTTCCAGAAG CCCCTGCAGAACGCCACCAAGTACGGCAACGCCACGCAGGACCACGTGATGCACATGCTCCAG aaGTCTGACCCCCTGAAGGAGTACCCGCAGATGAAGGGCAGCTTCTTAGAGAACCTGAAGCACCTCAAGGACACCATGGACAGCTTGGAGTGGAAG GCCTTCGAGGGCTGGCTGCACCAGTGGCTCCTGTTCGAGATGAGCAAGAACTCCCTGGACGTGGGGCCCACCGAGGTGGCACCAACCCAAG CACTGACCAAGTGCCAGGAGGAGGTCAGCCGCGTCCCGGCCGTCCACCCGGGCTCGTTCCGTCCCAAGTGTGACGAGAACGGCAACTACCTGCCGCTGCAGTGCTATGGCAGCATCGGCTACTGCTGGTGCGTCTTCCCCAACGGCACCGAGGTGCCCAACACCAGGCGCCGGGGGCACCCTAACTGCAGTG AGCCCCAGGACGTGGAGGACCCGTGGTCCGGGGAGGGTGTGACCACGAACATGGAGAAATTACGCCTAG CTCTTTGA